A genomic segment from Flavobacterium sp. 9R encodes:
- a CDS encoding YgjV family protein — protein sequence MDMSFTDWVGYLGSFVLMVSFLMKNITTLRIINSAGCFLFVIYGFMLGFSWPVIITNAFILGVNIFYLTRKKIEKTAP from the coding sequence ATGGATATGTCTTTTACTGATTGGGTAGGTTATTTGGGGTCATTTGTTTTGATGGTTTCATTTTTGATGAAAAATATCACCACCTTGAGGATTATCAATTCTGCAGGATGTTTTTTGTTTGTGATTTATGGTTTTATGTTGGGTTTTTCTTGGCCCGTTATCATTACCAATGCTTTTATTCTTGGGGTGAATATTTTTTATTTGACAAGAAAAAAAATCGAAAAAACAGCTCCGTGA